A genomic stretch from Nitrospirota bacterium includes:
- a CDS encoding ATP-binding cassette domain-containing protein: protein MKDERYSIEVLETTKKFGELIAVDNVSFKVTEGEFFGFLGPNGAGKTTLIRMLTTLLKPTSGKAVVAGYDVMKEPEAVRHEIGVVPQTMTSDLDLTGYENMDIYGRFYRIPKKIRHERISYLLELVGLSSRANDLVATYSGGMRRRLEIARVMVHRPKILFLDEPTLGLDPQSRRVAWELIERFREGDSLSVFLTTHYMEEAETLCDRVAIIDKGKIIALGSPEELKTQIPGNDIISIITSEVTDELNERVKNLPFVHKINAEETTLRVYVDNGAQNLPTLIEEVKSLGIEVVSASIHQQTLEDVFIHYTGRAIREEEAKKVSYFLGAGVPQKWGR from the coding sequence ATGAAAGATGAAAGATATTCAATAGAGGTCTTGGAGACCACAAAGAAATTTGGCGAACTTATTGCTGTGGATAATGTGAGTTTTAAGGTAACAGAAGGGGAGTTTTTTGGGTTTCTTGGTCCAAACGGTGCAGGAAAGACCACCCTCATAAGGATGCTTACTACATTATTAAAACCAACCAGTGGTAAGGCTGTGGTTGCGGGCTATGATGTCATGAAAGAACCAGAGGCGGTTAGACATGAGATAGGGGTCGTTCCACAGACAATGACCAGCGACCTTGATCTCACAGGATATGAGAATATGGATATCTATGGAAGATTCTATAGAATCCCGAAGAAAATAAGGCACGAACGCATCTCATATCTCCTTGAACTCGTTGGTTTAAGTTCACGGGCAAATGACCTTGTCGCAACATATTCTGGAGGGATGAGAAGGAGGCTTGAGATAGCGAGGGTGATGGTTCACAGACCAAAGATACTTTTCCTCGATGAACCGACACTCGGTCTCGACCCACAGAGCAGACGGGTTGCCTGGGAACTTATCGAAAGGTTCAGAGAAGGCGACTCACTGAGCGTCTTCCTTACAACCCATTACATGGAAGAGGCAGAGACGCTCTGTGACAGGGTTGCGATAATAGATAAAGGAAAGATAATTGCTCTTGGCTCACCTGAAGAGCTAAAGACACAGATTCCTGGCAATGACATTATCTCCATTATAACCTCTGAAGTAACGGATGAACTCAATGAAAGAGTGAAAAACCTTCCATTTGTCCATAAGATAAATGCTGAAGAGACTACACTCAGGGTTTATGTTGATAACGGTGCACAGAATCTTCCAACACTCATAGAAGAGGTGAAATCTCTCGGCATAGAGGTGGTTTCAGCCTCCATCCATCAGCAGACACTCGAGGATGTCTTTATTCATTACACTGGCAGGGCGATCAGGGAAGAGGAGGCAAAAAAGGTGAGTTATTTCCTCGGTGCTGGCGTCCCACAGAAGTGGGGAAGGTAA
- a CDS encoding ABC transporter permease — MVRLLAVIERDLRKFMRNPVVIAMSVIMPLIYLVILGNSFQGEVKNLPVAVVNHDTGHYSKRLMENMRTVEAGIKTFKLFKLSNQQEAVEGVKGGHYKAAVTIPSDLSRRVAINDLPEIGLFLDNSDSISADAINRAMAGIVQGIKIEYIPVREPRTEIYLRNQNLYPKVDYDQSLIPGVVVMAIFLGTMTTGVFNLVMDRFLGMDESYFLTPITKGEIVAGLIVSGLIITTILATLVFAVSMLITGISLTGGIKQCGSILIVIILTTLGLLSMMFLFLGRVRHPRIVGIFGGFLNVIFFFPSGAVYPVESFPAWLKAFATVNPEAYAIDALKAIIFKGASLQSITGDIIFLSIFTLLMMIAAIVTFKRTL; from the coding sequence ATGGTAAGACTTTTAGCAGTTATAGAAAGGGACCTGAGAAAGTTCATGCGTAATCCAGTAGTCATTGCCATGAGTGTTATTATGCCCCTTATCTATCTCGTTATACTCGGTAATTCTTTTCAGGGAGAGGTAAAGAATCTTCCAGTAGCAGTCGTAAATCATGATACAGGTCATTATTCAAAGCGACTTATGGAGAACATGAGGACTGTGGAGGCAGGGATAAAGACATTTAAACTGTTCAAACTCAGCAATCAACAGGAAGCAGTTGAAGGGGTAAAGGGAGGACATTATAAGGCTGCTGTCACAATCCCTTCAGATCTCAGTCGCAGGGTTGCCATCAATGATCTTCCAGAGATAGGTCTCTTTCTTGACAATAGCGACAGTATATCAGCCGATGCCATAAATAGGGCAATGGCAGGCATTGTACAGGGCATAAAAATAGAGTACATCCCTGTCAGGGAACCGAGAACCGAGATATACCTGAGGAATCAAAACCTTTACCCGAAGGTGGATTATGACCAGTCCCTTATTCCTGGCGTTGTAGTAATGGCTATATTTCTCGGAACAATGACTACTGGTGTTTTCAATCTCGTCATGGACAGGTTTCTTGGAATGGATGAAAGTTATTTTCTTACTCCAATAACAAAAGGGGAAATTGTTGCAGGACTCATTGTAAGTGGGTTGATAATAACTACTATACTGGCTACCCTAGTCTTTGCTGTAAGTATGCTTATTACGGGTATCAGTCTTACTGGTGGAATAAAACAGTGTGGTTCCATTTTAATCGTAATAATCCTTACAACACTCGGACTTCTCAGCATGATGTTTCTCTTTCTCGGACGCGTCAGACATCCGAGGATTGTAGGGATATTCGGTGGATTTCTCAATGTAATCTTCTTCTTTCCGAGTGGAGCAGTCTATCCTGTAGAGAGTTTCCCAGCATGGCTTAAGGCATTTGCAACGGTTAACCCAGAGGCGTATGCCATAGACGCACTAAAAGCCATTATTTTCAAGGGTGCAAGCCTCCAGAGTATTACTGGCGATATTATCTTTCTTTCAATATTTACCTTATTAATGATGATTGCAGCAATAGTGACCTTTAAAAGGACACTGTAG
- a CDS encoding XTP/dITP diphosphatase, with the protein MSLPNLEIVLATRNKKKIEEIRRILKDIPIPILSLDDFIGCPDIEEDADTFEANAVKKAVSVTRYTDKPALADDSGLEVYALKGAPGVSSARYAGRGANDRENLEKLLHEMHSIDDERRGARFVCYVALAYPDGSVNTFYGYAEGRIGREPRGENGFGYDPVFYPDGYDKTFAEMTPDEKDSVSHRGKALRKLYRYLKSIIRKTNMVILIFFLKNFLFLS; encoded by the coding sequence GTGAGCTTGCCGAACTTGGAAATAGTTCTTGCAACAAGGAATAAAAAGAAAATAGAAGAGATAAGAAGGATTCTTAAGGATATACCAATACCTATACTTTCTCTCGATGACTTTATAGGATGTCCAGATATAGAAGAAGACGCTGATACCTTTGAGGCAAACGCTGTTAAGAAGGCGGTATCTGTAACAAGATATACAGATAAACCTGCACTTGCCGATGATTCAGGTCTTGAGGTGTATGCACTAAAAGGGGCACCAGGCGTATCGTCAGCGAGATATGCCGGTAGAGGTGCGAATGACAGGGAAAACCTCGAAAAACTGCTACATGAGATGCATTCAATTGATGATGAGAGAAGGGGTGCAAGATTTGTTTGCTACGTGGCTCTGGCATACCCTGACGGTAGCGTGAATACATTTTATGGATACGCTGAAGGCAGGATAGGGAGAGAACCAAGAGGTGAGAATGGTTTTGGATATGATCCTGTATTTTATCCCGATGGATATGACAAGACATTTGCCGAAATGACCCCTGATGAGAAGGATTCTGTCAGCCATAGAGGAAAGGCACTTAGGAAGCTCTATCGGTATCTTAAAAGTATTATAAGAAAAACTAATATGGTAATTTTAATTTTTTTCTTGAAAAATTTTTTATTTCTGTCATAA
- a CDS encoding adenylate kinase, translating into MRLVLLGAPGAGKGTQAKKLIEKYGIPQISTGDILRKAVADGTPLGKEAKSYMDKGELVPDKVVIGLIEERLSQDDCKNGYILDGFPRNTPQAEVLDTMLSTLGKPLDFALSVDVRKDDLLKRLAGRRTCKNCQQMYNIYFSPPKKENICDRCGGELYQRDDDREETIRKRLDVYDAQTAPLIEYYKKKGILKSVLGVGNIDEIFNKVCAVLENK; encoded by the coding sequence ATGAGACTTGTATTACTTGGTGCGCCTGGGGCTGGGAAAGGGACTCAGGCAAAGAAACTTATAGAAAAATATGGAATTCCACAGATTTCAACGGGGGATATCCTGAGAAAGGCAGTAGCCGATGGCACACCACTGGGAAAAGAGGCAAAGTCCTATATGGATAAAGGTGAACTTGTTCCTGATAAGGTGGTCATAGGGCTAATCGAGGAAAGATTAAGTCAGGATGATTGTAAAAATGGCTATATCCTTGACGGATTTCCACGGAATACTCCACAGGCTGAGGTCCTCGATACTATGCTCTCTACATTGGGAAAGCCTCTTGATTTTGCCTTGAGTGTGGATGTCCGAAAGGATGACCTTCTGAAGAGACTCGCAGGGAGAAGAACCTGCAAAAACTGTCAGCAGATGTATAATATCTATTTTTCCCCACCAAAGAAAGAAAATATATGCGATAGATGTGGCGGTGAGCTTTACCAGAGAGACGATGACAGAGAAGAGACAATCAGGAAAAGGCTTGATGTATACGATGCTCAGACAGCACCTCTTATAGAGTATTACAAAAAGAAGGGGATACTTAAATCTGTTCTGGGCGTGGGAAATATAGATGAGATATTTAACAAGGTTTGTG